From one Rhodamnia argentea isolate NSW1041297 chromosome 1, ASM2092103v1, whole genome shotgun sequence genomic stretch:
- the LOC125316559 gene encoding actin-related protein 9-like, protein MDYLKTAIPSQLISERGSNLVVINPGSANIRVGLAQQDAPFTSPHCIARCTSQVPKRNVQDQMLNSQVTTAQHMEREKAYDIIAQRIKTCLVLRWPNMREGIWT, encoded by the exons ATG GATTATTTGAAGACGGCGATTCCTTCGCAGCTTATCTCGGAGAGAGGCTCCAATCTCGTCGTCATCAACCCTG GTTCTGCGAACATCAGAGTGGGCCTCGCTCAGCAGGACGCGCCTTTCACCTCCCCTCATTGCATCGCCCGGTGCACCAGCCAGGTGCCCAAGCGAAACGTGCAAGATCAG ATGCTCAATTCTCAAGTTACGACGGCACAACACATGGAGCGAGAGAAGGCTTATGATATT ATAGCTCAGAGGATAAAGACTTGCCTAGTACTTCGTTGGCCCAACATGAGGGAGGGGATATGGACTTAG